The nucleotide window GGTATAGCATCTCCGCTGAAAGCATAAAACAATGCTATAAATATAGGCATCTGAATCAATATAGGAAGACATCCTCCTAAAGGATTCACATTATTTTCTTTGTATATTTCCATTGTTTTTTGCTGTAACATCTGCTGATCGTCTTTATACTTCTCTTTTAATTTATCTAATTGAGGTTGCAGTTCCCTCATTCTTTTCATCGACTTTTCCTGTTTTAAAGTCAAAGGAAATATTAATATTCTTACTATTATAGTGACTATTATTATTGCTATTCCGTAATTCCCTACTATCCCGTTTATTGCCTTCAATATTGTAACAACAAGAGCTTCCAACGCAGGTATTCTAAGAAAGCCTCCTTTTGCTTTCGCCATTTTCAATTTCCTCCATTTTTATTATTTCAAAGGATCGTAGCCGCCTTTATGAAAAGGATGACATTTCAAGACCCTTTTTACACTTAAATATACTCCTTTTATCGCACCGTATTTTGTAACAGCCTGTCTTGCATATTCCGAACAAGTCGGATAAAATCTGCATTTTCTCCCGAAAGCTCCGGAAAAAAATTTCTGATATATTTTTATCAAAAACAAAAGTATATGTTTCATCATTTTACCGCCTTTAACATATCCTTTTCAATGTCTTTATATTTTAAACTTTTTATATTTTCTTTCAAATTTGATTTTCCTACAAAAATATAATCTGAACTCTCTTTAAATTTTGATTTGTTTACTTTTACAAATTCTCTAAAAAGTCTTTTAATTCTGTTTCGCTGAACAGCTTTTCCTGTTTTTTTACTGGCTACAAAGCCGAATCTCTGTTCATTTTTATTATTTTCTTTTATAAAAATAATAGCATACCTTGTGTATACTTTCTTAGAATTATTATATATAAAAGAAAAATCTTTATTTTTCTTTATTTTATTAATCTGCATATTTGTACTCTTTAGCTTTATATTTTGTCAAAAACCCGGTGTTGTTTTTTTATCACCGGGTTATGCTGAAAGTTTCGCTCTTCCTTTGTCTCTTCTTCTTTTTAAAACGTTTCTTCCGCTTTTAGTTTTCATTCTTGATCTGAATCCGTGATCTTTTTTTCTTTTTCTTTTATTCGGTTGGTATGTTCTTTTTGTCATTTTCTTTCCTTTCTCAAATTATATTTAATAATTCTCTATTATTTAAGTTATTTACATAATATAATAAACAAAATTTGCAAAAAAGTCAAGAAATATTTCTTAAAAATTGCAATTTCATGAAATTATTTATAATACAGTTAAGTATTTTGGGAATTATTTTGTAGTTTCTTTTTTCTCATGCACAGGAAATATGGCATTTAACAATGCTTTTGTATAAGGATGTTTCGCCTTTTCGGAGATTTGTCCTCCTTCGATAAATTCCACTACATCTCCATGATACATAACAGCGATCTGATGGGCAAAAGACTCTATCAATGCAATATCATGACATATAAAAATCATTGTTATCCCTTTTTCTTTCTGAAGTCTGACAAGGAGTTCAACTACAGTTTTCTGAATGGATACGTCCAGTGCGGAAGTTGCTTCGTCGTATATAAGTATTTCAGGTTCCAATGAAATAGCCCTTGCTATTCCCAGTCTCTGTCTTTGCCCTCCACTCATATTCTGAGGATATTTTGTTACAAATTTTTCGGGCAAATCAACCATTTTTAAAAGTTCTACGGCTTTTTCCTTTCTTTCGGATTTCTTAAGTCTGTTATAATTCATAAGAGGCTCTGTAAGTATCTGCATTACATTCATTTTAGGATTGAAAGCGGACCACGGATCCTGAAAGACTATCTGTATATTCTGTCTGTTCAGCCAGACTTCTTCTTTTGTAAACTTACTTATGTCTTTTCCGTGATAAAGTATTTCTCCTGAAGTG belongs to Pseudoleptotrichia goodfellowii and includes:
- a CDS encoding YidC/Oxa1 family membrane protein insertase; the protein is MAKAKGGFLRIPALEALVVTILKAINGIVGNYGIAIIIVTIIVRILIFPLTLKQEKSMKRMRELQPQLDKLKEKYKDDQQMLQQKTMEIYKENNVNPLGGCLPILIQMPIFIALFYAFSGDAIPNDATFLWFHLKHPDNLFKIGTFAVNLLPILNTVVTFFQQKMMSGPSKEQGVNSQMQSMMYTMPILMLVLFYNMPSGVTLYYLVSGVLSVAQQYIIMKGRD
- the yidD gene encoding membrane protein insertion efficiency factor YidD translates to MKHILLFLIKIYQKFFSGAFGRKCRFYPTCSEYARQAVTKYGAIKGVYLSVKRVLKCHPFHKGGYDPLK
- the rnpA gene encoding ribonuclease P protein component; the protein is MQINKIKKNKDFSFIYNNSKKVYTRYAIIFIKENNKNEQRFGFVASKKTGKAVQRNRIKRLFREFVKVNKSKFKESSDYIFVGKSNLKENIKSLKYKDIEKDMLKAVK
- the rpmH gene encoding 50S ribosomal protein L34; the protein is MTKRTYQPNKRKRKKDHGFRSRMKTKSGRNVLKRRRDKGRAKLSA
- a CDS encoding ABC transporter ATP-binding protein, which codes for MKDLYKENDIILETKNLTKIYEKSDNKKVIACNNVNLQIHKGKTLGIVGESGSGKSTLVNMLMDLEKPTSGEILYHGKDISKFTKEEVWLNRQNIQIVFQDPWSAFNPKMNVMQILTEPLMNYNRLKKSERKEKAVELLKMVDLPEKFVTKYPQNMSGGQRQRLGIARAISLEPEILIYDEATSALDVSIQKTVVELLVRLQKEKGITMIFICHDIALIESFAHQIAVMYHGDVVEFIEGGQISEKAKHPYTKALLNAIFPVHEKKETTK